The Hemiscyllium ocellatum isolate sHemOce1 chromosome 7, sHemOce1.pat.X.cur, whole genome shotgun sequence genome window below encodes:
- the LOC132817192 gene encoding gamma-crystallin S-1-like isoform X4, which produces MGKIIFYEDRNFQGRHYECSSDCADLSPYFSRCNSIRVESDWWVLYEKRNYMGYQYILTRGEYPDYQRWMGFNDCVRSCRSHPYVSSYRMRIYERPDFGGQRMEFTDDCPSVYDRFRYRDIHSCHVMDGYWIFYEHPNYRGRQYFMRPGEYRRYSDWGGYSSTIGSFRRMRDF; this is translated from the exons ATGGGAAAG ATCATCTTTTACGAGGACAGGAACTTCCAGGGACGGCACTATGAGTGCAGCAGTGACTGTGCCGACCTGTCCCCTTACTTCAGCCGCTGTAACTCCATCCGTGTTGAGAGTGACTGGTGGGTGTTGTATGAGAAACGCAATTATATGGGATACCAGTATATTCTGACCAGGGGAGAGTATCCTGACTACCAGCGCTGGATGGGATTCAATGACTGTGTCAGATCATGTCGCTCCCACCCATACGTAA GCTCCTACAGAATGAGGATTTACGAGAGGCCTGACTTTGGAGGACAGAGGATGGAATTCACGGATGACTGTCCATCCGTCTACGATCGTTTCCGTTACCGTGACATCCACTCCTGCCACGTGATGGACGGTTATTGGATCTTCTATGAACATCCCAACTACAGAGGGCGACAGTACTTCATGAGACCCGGTGAATACAGGAGATACAGTGACTGGGGAGGCTACAGCTCAACTATCGGATCTTTCAGGCGCATGAGGGATTTCTAG
- the LOC132817192 gene encoding gamma-crystallin S-1-like isoform X1, which translates to MTLEIIFYEDRNFQGRHYECSSDCADLSPYFSRCNSIRVESDWWVLYEKRNYMGYQYILTRGEYPDYQRWMGFNDCVRSCRSHPYVRGSYRMRIYERPDFGGQRMEFTDDCPSVYDRFRYRDIHSCHVMDGYWIFYEHPNYRGRQYFMRPGEYRRYSDWGGYSSTIGSFRRMRDF; encoded by the exons ATGACTCTAGAA ATCATCTTTTACGAGGACAGGAACTTCCAGGGACGGCACTATGAGTGCAGCAGTGACTGTGCCGACCTGTCCCCTTACTTCAGCCGCTGTAACTCCATCCGTGTTGAGAGTGACTGGTGGGTGTTGTATGAGAAACGCAATTATATGGGATACCAGTATATTCTGACCAGGGGAGAGTATCCTGACTACCAGCGCTGGATGGGATTCAATGACTGTGTCAGATCATGTCGCTCCCACCCATACGTAA GAGGCTCCTACAGAATGAGGATTTACGAGAGGCCTGACTTTGGAGGACAGAGGATGGAATTCACGGATGACTGTCCATCCGTCTACGATCGTTTCCGTTACCGTGACATCCACTCCTGCCACGTGATGGACGGTTATTGGATCTTCTATGAACATCCCAACTACAGAGGGCGACAGTACTTCATGAGACCCGGTGAATACAGGAGATACAGTGACTGGGGAGGCTACAGCTCAACTATCGGATCTTTCAGGCGCATGAGGGATTTCTAG
- the LOC132817541 gene encoding gamma-crystallin S-1-like isoform X1 — translation MGKIIFYEDRNFQGRHYECSSDCADLSPYFSRCNSIRVDSDWWVLYEKPNYMGYQYVLTRGEYPDYQRWMGFNDCVRSCRSYPQYQGGSYRMRIYERPDFGGQMMEFMDDCPSVYDRFRYRDIHSCHVMDGYWIFYEHPNYRGRQYFMRPGEYRRYSDWGGYSSTIGSFRRMRDF, via the exons ATGGGAAAG ATCATCTTTTACGAGGACAGGAACTTCCAGGGGCGGCACTATGAGTGCAGCAGTGACTGTGCCGACCTGTCCCCTTACTTCAGCCGCTGTAACTCAATCCGTGTTGACAGTGACTGGTGGGTGCTGTATGAGAAACCCAATTACATGGGATACCAGTATGTTCTGACCAGGGGAGAGTATCCTGACTACCAGCGCTGGATGGGATTCAATGACTGTGTCAGGTCATGTCGCTCCTACCCACAA TACCAAGGAGGGTCCTACAGAATGAGGATTTATGAGAGGCCTGACTTTGGagggcagatgatggaattcatGGATGACTGTCCATCTGTCTACGATCGTTTCCGTTACCGTGACATCCACTCCTGCCATGTGATGGACGGTTACTGGATTTTCTATGAACATCCCAACTACAGAGGGCGCCAGTATTTCATGAGACCCGGTGAATACAGGAGATACAGTGACTGGGGAGGCTACAGCTCAACTATCGGGTCTTTCAGGCGCATGAGGGATTTCTAG
- the LOC132817541 gene encoding gamma-crystallin S-1-like isoform X2: MGKIIFYEDRNFQGRHYECSSDCADLSPYFSRCNSIRVDSDWWVLYEKPNYMGYQYVLTRGEYPDYQRWMGFNDCVRSCRSYPQVRGSYRMRIYERPDFGGQMMEFMDDCPSVYDRFRYRDIHSCHVMDGYWIFYEHPNYRGRQYFMRPGEYRRYSDWGGYSSTIGSFRRMRDF; this comes from the exons ATGGGAAAG ATCATCTTTTACGAGGACAGGAACTTCCAGGGGCGGCACTATGAGTGCAGCAGTGACTGTGCCGACCTGTCCCCTTACTTCAGCCGCTGTAACTCAATCCGTGTTGACAGTGACTGGTGGGTGCTGTATGAGAAACCCAATTACATGGGATACCAGTATGTTCTGACCAGGGGAGAGTATCCTGACTACCAGCGCTGGATGGGATTCAATGACTGTGTCAGGTCATGTCGCTCCTACCCACAAGTAA GAGGGTCCTACAGAATGAGGATTTATGAGAGGCCTGACTTTGGagggcagatgatggaattcatGGATGACTGTCCATCTGTCTACGATCGTTTCCGTTACCGTGACATCCACTCCTGCCATGTGATGGACGGTTACTGGATTTTCTATGAACATCCCAACTACAGAGGGCGCCAGTATTTCATGAGACCCGGTGAATACAGGAGATACAGTGACTGGGGAGGCTACAGCTCAACTATCGGGTCTTTCAGGCGCATGAGGGATTTCTAG
- the LOC132817541 gene encoding gamma-crystallin S-1-like isoform X3, whose translation MGKIIFYEDRNFQGRHYECSSDCADLSPYFSRCNSIRVDSDWWVLYEKPNYMGYQYVLTRGEYPDYQRWMGFNDCVRSCRSYPQVRSYRMRIYERPDFGGQMMEFMDDCPSVYDRFRYRDIHSCHVMDGYWIFYEHPNYRGRQYFMRPGEYRRYSDWGGYSSTIGSFRRMRDF comes from the exons ATGGGAAAG ATCATCTTTTACGAGGACAGGAACTTCCAGGGGCGGCACTATGAGTGCAGCAGTGACTGTGCCGACCTGTCCCCTTACTTCAGCCGCTGTAACTCAATCCGTGTTGACAGTGACTGGTGGGTGCTGTATGAGAAACCCAATTACATGGGATACCAGTATGTTCTGACCAGGGGAGAGTATCCTGACTACCAGCGCTGGATGGGATTCAATGACTGTGTCAGGTCATGTCGCTCCTACCCACAAGTAA GGTCCTACAGAATGAGGATTTATGAGAGGCCTGACTTTGGagggcagatgatggaattcatGGATGACTGTCCATCTGTCTACGATCGTTTCCGTTACCGTGACATCCACTCCTGCCATGTGATGGACGGTTACTGGATTTTCTATGAACATCCCAACTACAGAGGGCGCCAGTATTTCATGAGACCCGGTGAATACAGGAGATACAGTGACTGGGGAGGCTACAGCTCAACTATCGGGTCTTTCAGGCGCATGAGGGATTTCTAG
- the LOC132817192 gene encoding gamma-crystallin S-1-like isoform X3 — protein sequence MGKIIFYEDRNFQGRHYECSSDCADLSPYFSRCNSIRVESDWWVLYEKRNYMGYQYILTRGEYPDYQRWMGFNDCVRSCRSHPYVRGSYRMRIYERPDFGGQRMEFTDDCPSVYDRFRYRDIHSCHVMDGYWIFYEHPNYRGRQYFMRPGEYRRYSDWGGYSSTIGSFRRMRDF from the exons ATGGGAAAG ATCATCTTTTACGAGGACAGGAACTTCCAGGGACGGCACTATGAGTGCAGCAGTGACTGTGCCGACCTGTCCCCTTACTTCAGCCGCTGTAACTCCATCCGTGTTGAGAGTGACTGGTGGGTGTTGTATGAGAAACGCAATTATATGGGATACCAGTATATTCTGACCAGGGGAGAGTATCCTGACTACCAGCGCTGGATGGGATTCAATGACTGTGTCAGATCATGTCGCTCCCACCCATACGTAA GAGGCTCCTACAGAATGAGGATTTACGAGAGGCCTGACTTTGGAGGACAGAGGATGGAATTCACGGATGACTGTCCATCCGTCTACGATCGTTTCCGTTACCGTGACATCCACTCCTGCCACGTGATGGACGGTTATTGGATCTTCTATGAACATCCCAACTACAGAGGGCGACAGTACTTCATGAGACCCGGTGAATACAGGAGATACAGTGACTGGGGAGGCTACAGCTCAACTATCGGATCTTTCAGGCGCATGAGGGATTTCTAG
- the LOC132817637 gene encoding gamma-crystallin S-1-like → MEKAFLTEELTEKLINLFCAISQIIFYKDRNFQGWHYECSSDCADLSPYFSCCNSIRVESDWWVLYEKPNYMGYQYVLTRGEYPDYQHWMGFNDCVRSCHSYLYVRDSQRMRSYERPEFGGQMMEFMDDCPSVYDRFRYRDIHFWHVMDGHWIFYEHPNYREQQYFMRPGEYRRYSDWGGYSSTVGSFRKVRDIFYPVKKLNRTV, encoded by the exons ATGGAGAAggcattcctgacagaagaattGACAGAAAAG CTCATTAATTTATTTTGTGCCATTTCACAGATCATCTTTTACAAGGACAGGAACTTTCAGGGATGGCACTATGAGtgcagcagtgactgtgctgaccTGTCCCCTTACTTCAGCTGCTGTAACTCCATCCGTGTTGAGAGTGACTGGTGGGTGCTGTATGAGAAACCCAATTACATGGGATACCAGTATGTTCTGACCAGGGGAGAGTATCCTGACTACCAGCACTGGATGGGATTCAATGACTGTGTCAGATCATGTCACTCCTACCTATATGTAA GAGACTCCCAGAGAATGAGGAGTTATGAGAGGCCTGAATTTGGAGGACAGATGATGGAATTCATGGATGACTGTCCATCTGTCTACGATCGTTTCCGTTACCGTGACATCCATTTCTGGCATGTGATGGATGGTCACTGGATCTTCTATGAACATCCCAACTACAGAGAGCAACAGTACTTCATGAGACCCGGTGAATACAGGAGATACAGTGACTGGGGAGGCTACAGCTCAACTGTTGGATCTTTCAG GAAGGTTAGGGACATTTTTTATCCTGTTAAGAAATTGAATAGAACAGTGTAA
- the LOC132817192 gene encoding gamma-crystallin S-1-like isoform X2, producing the protein MGKIIFYEDRNFQGRHYECSSDCADLSPYFSRCNSIRVESDWWVLYEKRNYMGYQYILTRGEYPDYQRWMGFNDCVRSCRSHPYYRGGSYRMRIYERPDFGGQRMEFTDDCPSVYDRFRYRDIHSCHVMDGYWIFYEHPNYRGRQYFMRPGEYRRYSDWGGYSSTIGSFRRMRDF; encoded by the exons ATGGGAAAG ATCATCTTTTACGAGGACAGGAACTTCCAGGGACGGCACTATGAGTGCAGCAGTGACTGTGCCGACCTGTCCCCTTACTTCAGCCGCTGTAACTCCATCCGTGTTGAGAGTGACTGGTGGGTGTTGTATGAGAAACGCAATTATATGGGATACCAGTATATTCTGACCAGGGGAGAGTATCCTGACTACCAGCGCTGGATGGGATTCAATGACTGTGTCAGATCATGTCGCTCCCACCCATAC TACCGAGGAGGCTCCTACAGAATGAGGATTTACGAGAGGCCTGACTTTGGAGGACAGAGGATGGAATTCACGGATGACTGTCCATCCGTCTACGATCGTTTCCGTTACCGTGACATCCACTCCTGCCACGTGATGGACGGTTATTGGATCTTCTATGAACATCCCAACTACAGAGGGCGACAGTACTTCATGAGACCCGGTGAATACAGGAGATACAGTGACTGGGGAGGCTACAGCTCAACTATCGGATCTTTCAGGCGCATGAGGGATTTCTAG